Proteins encoded in a region of the Triplophysa dalaica isolate WHDGS20190420 chromosome 10, ASM1584641v1, whole genome shotgun sequence genome:
- the uts2d gene encoding LOW QUALITY PROTEIN: urotensin 2 domain containing (The sequence of the model RefSeq protein was modified relative to this genomic sequence to represent the inferred CDS: substituted 1 base at 1 genomic stop codon), protein MDVVPSGSFLPRFLALILLISALHIQTGSLGSPVNQIYRSKDDSDIQNQIVAFLLRKNVLPAREEGVIGLEMASKIAELQKVKXELNLERQLVSNAIEKERTIPKKRNDACFWKYCI, encoded by the exons ATGGACGTAGTACCTTCAGGAAGTTTCTTGCCACGATTTCTTGCTTTAATTCTTCTGATCAGTGCACTCCATATTCAGACAGGAAGTCTTGGAAGTCCAG TCAACCAGATTTACCGTTCAAAGGATGATTCAGATATCCAGAACCAGATTGTGGCATTTCTGTTGCGGAAAAATGTTCTGCCCGCCAGAGAAGAGGGTGTAATag GACTGGAGATGGCCAGCAAAATCGCAGAGCTACAGAAGGtaaagt AAGAGCTTAATCTAGAAAGGCAGCTGGTGTCTAATGCAATAGAAAAAGAGAGAACGATACCCAAGAAAAGAAATGACG CCTGCTTCTGGAAATACTGCATTTGA
- the LOC130429391 gene encoding platelet glycoprotein V — translation MWFTIILLQLLPHCTLSVHCPVGCVCDIRGYVKCTGDITAIPPLDPTTTFLLLLNDTQIKLLQERSFQPFHLLLRLRITHSSLDTIHPEAFYDAPQLRSIKLSSNALSVLPPKVFSHLSNLEQLQLDNNQIVSINSGLFEGLLNLTELDVSKNHVSQLDPDVFQSLTKLNILNLAGNRLRNLAGNIFHNLTQLQTLVLSSNQLETLESGLFDSLNNLLVLMLHKNQIREIAPQIFWHMPALKNLTMSGNKLQYIPPRSFYYLPNLIQLTLYKNPLITLPDQLVGHMPRLQELYLFETSLVTVPWNLFANMTGLTSLNLHLNDNLTSLPKDLFCCLPKLNKLSIKNNNLLELPPDIFSSLPGLQILLLNENKLWTLPEQIFRHTPRLRKLDLNNNHLRYLSGDVFLHAGTLTVLSLSGNRWNCDCRIMGIVEWIQENPTIVNDLDKGVACVEPYQLQGRPLQSLTHEDLHCGQTTYMPSTSVAAKVTSSPPTLTIAREDTGTSGTSGTAPVSTSILPFTSTSAATSLFSPTAEESYIIKKIDYNNQLEFYNTIVLEIGPDIVHNNHYNGWVYLWTVPSTGLSSGFMMALHIVLLVVGVVIIVASWCALYRLHEVMGTLGEVALEGHYHRIITKRYKF, via the coding sequence ATGTGGTTCACGATCATACTACTTCAGCTTCTGCCTCACTGCACCCTCAGCGTTCACTGTCCCGTTGGGTGCGTGTGTGACATTCGGGGCTATGTAAAATGCACCGGTGACATCACCGCCATACCGCCCCTTGACCCCACTACGACCTTCTTACTCCTGCTCAAtgacacacaaataaaacttcTCCAAGAACGAAGCTTCCAGCCCTTCCACCTTCTGCTGCGATTGAGGATCACCCACAGCTCTCTGGACACCATCCATCCGGAAGCCTTCTATGATGCTCCACAGCTACGCTCCATCAAATTGTCATCAAATGCCCTGTCTGTCCTCCCACCCAAGGTCTTCAGCCATCTGAGCAACCTGGAGCAGCTACAGCTAGATAACAATCAGATCGTTTCCATAAATTCAGGATTGTTTGAAGGGTTGCTTAATCTTACCGAGCTGGACGTCAGCAAGAATCACGTTTCCCAGCTGGACCCCGACGTCTTTCAGAGTTTGACCAAGCTGAATATCCTAAACTTGGCGGGGAACCGATTGAGAAACCTTGCAGGGAACATCTTCCACAACCTTACTCAACTTCAAACTCTGGTGCTCTCCTCCAACCAGCTGGAGACTCTTGAAAGCGGCTTATTTGATAGTCTAAACAATCTATTGGTCCTCATGCTACACAAGAATCAGATTCGTGAGATAGCTCCACAAATTTTCTGGCATATGCCTGCTCTTAAGAATCTTACAATGTCAGGCAACAAACTCCAATATATTCCACCCAGGAGCTTCTACTACCTACCCAATCTGATCCAACTCACCCTTTACAAAAACCCCCTGATCACTTTACCCGATCAGCTGGTGGGTCACATGCCGCGACTCCAAGAACTTTACCTTTTCGAAACCAGCCTAGTCACCGTCCCCTGGAACCTTTTTGCAAACATGACAGGCTTGACAAGCCTCAACTTACACTTGAATGACAACCTGACGTCTCTACCCAAAGATCTCTTCTGTTGCCTGCCCAAGCTAAACAAGCTCtccataaaaaataacaatctTCTGGAGCTGCCTCCTGACATCTTCTCAAGTTTGCCTGGCCTTCAAATACTATTGCTAAATGAAAACAAGCTTTGGACTCTTCCGGAGCAAATCTTTAGGCATACACCACGTCTACGAAAGCTGGACCTAAACAACAATCATCTCAGGTATCTATCTGGAGATGTTTTTCTACACGCTGGTACCTTGACGGTTCTCTCTTTGAGTGGCAACCGTTGGAACTGCGATTGCAGAATTATGGGAATCGTGGAATGGATTCAGGAAAACCCGACAATCGTGAACGACTTGGATAAAGGAGTAGCGTGCGTGGAACCGTATCAATTACAAGGTCGTCCGTTGCAGTCGTTGACCCATGAAGATCTTCATTGTGGTCAGACAACCTACATGCCCTCGACTTCTGTTGCCGCGAAAGTGACTTCATCTCCGCCAACATTGACAATAGCAAGAGAAGACACAGGTACTTCAGGTACTTCAGGGACAGCTCCTGTGTCTACATCTATCCTGCCATTTACTAGTACTTCTGCAGCAACCTCTTTGTTTTCTCCTACAGCTGAAGAATCGTATATCATAAAAAAGATCGACTACAATAACCAACTAGAGTTTTACAATACGATTGTCCTGGAAATTGGACCTGATATTGTGCATAACAATCATTATAATGGTTGGGTGTATCTGTGGACTGTCCCGTCAACTGGTTTGTCCAGTGGCTTCATGATGGCTTTGCATATTGTTCTCTTGGTTGTTGGTGTAGTTATTATTGTCGCCAGCTGGTGTGCTTTGTATCGGCTCCATGAGGTGATGGGGACATTGGGGGAAGTTGCTTTAGAGGGTCACTATCATAGGATCATAACTAAAAGATACAAATTCTAA
- the si:ch211-117l17.6 gene encoding regulator of G-protein signaling 21 isoform X2, which translates to MTRRPSMPKLLFSRIRIYEFKDLIRDNKQPKVLDVLLSKNKQKNNIRLQEHLTLGLKLSDLLKNQDYLAAFRSFLETEYSAENVDFWLACREYSEISPVRRLYRAAEIYEEFLHPMAQKEVNVDHHIREKIKRSLAKPDLTCFDEAASHIYRLMEEDSCPRFHKSEVYQNLRNTDRNPK; encoded by the exons ATGACCCGCCGTCCATCAATGCCTAAACTCCTTTTTTCCAGGATCAGAATCTACGAGTTCAAGGATCTCATTCGGGACAACAAACAACCAAAAGT ACTGGATGTTCTGTTGAGCAAAAATAAGCAGAAAAACAACATCAG aCTACAGGAACATTTAACGCTTGGGCTAAAGCTATCTGATCTGCTAAAAAATCAAG ACTACCTGGCTGCTTTTCGCTCATTTCTTGAGACTGAGTATAGTGCGGAGAATGTAGATTTTTGGCTGGCCTGCAGGGAATATAGTGAGATCTCACCTGTCAGGCGCTTATACAGAGCAGCAGAGATCTATGAAGAATTTCTACATCCTATGGCGCAAAAGGAG GTCAACGTTGACCATCACATTCGCGAGAAGATCAAGAGATCCTTGGCGAAGCCTGACCTCACTTGTTTCGACGAAGCAGCGTCACACATATACAGACTAATGGAGGAAGACTCCTGCCCAAGGTTCCACAAGTCTGAGGTGTACCAGAACCTGAGGAACACAGACAGGAACCCTAAATAG
- the si:ch211-117l17.6 gene encoding regulator of G-protein signaling 21 isoform X1 has translation MTRRPSMPKLLFSRIRIYEFKDLIRDNKQPKVLDVLLSKNKQKNNIRCVLIQKRTDTDYQLQEHLTLGLKLSDLLKNQDYLAAFRSFLETEYSAENVDFWLACREYSEISPVRRLYRAAEIYEEFLHPMAQKEVNVDHHIREKIKRSLAKPDLTCFDEAASHIYRLMEEDSCPRFHKSEVYQNLRNTDRNPK, from the exons ATGACCCGCCGTCCATCAATGCCTAAACTCCTTTTTTCCAGGATCAGAATCTACGAGTTCAAGGATCTCATTCGGGACAACAAACAACCAAAAGT ACTGGATGTTCTGTTGAGCAAAAATAAGCAGAAAAACAACATCAGGTGTGTTTTGATTCAGAAAAGGACTGACACTGATTATCA aCTACAGGAACATTTAACGCTTGGGCTAAAGCTATCTGATCTGCTAAAAAATCAAG ACTACCTGGCTGCTTTTCGCTCATTTCTTGAGACTGAGTATAGTGCGGAGAATGTAGATTTTTGGCTGGCCTGCAGGGAATATAGTGAGATCTCACCTGTCAGGCGCTTATACAGAGCAGCAGAGATCTATGAAGAATTTCTACATCCTATGGCGCAAAAGGAG GTCAACGTTGACCATCACATTCGCGAGAAGATCAAGAGATCCTTGGCGAAGCCTGACCTCACTTGTTTCGACGAAGCAGCGTCACACATATACAGACTAATGGAGGAAGACTCCTGCCCAAGGTTCCACAAGTCTGAGGTGTACCAGAACCTGAGGAACACAGACAGGAACCCTAAATAG